The genomic stretch GGACACTCTCAAGGCGAACCTGACCGTTTTTCTAATCATGCAACAAAGCCATCTATAGTCATGCCTGATAGACAAGTACGGAAACCTCCAATTAAGGCGCTAGCGAACAGAATCCGCCCTAACCGTGCTTGGAAATATAATGTAGGTATGGGAAGCCACTCAGGTTCAGCTAGTCGGACTGCTCTCCCAGCATGTTCAGTTTAGATGCAGATAGGATTCCATTCATTTGTGATTTCGACTCTGTGTTCTCAACGGACAGGCATTACTGTCGTTAGGAGCCTTCTACTTACAACTCTTATGCTGCAAGATCCCCGCGCTATCCGCTACTATCAACATCTTACGGATGAATTGACGGAACAGTGGAACCGAGGCTACCGATTGGATGAGCTTCGTCTTTATGTTGATGGATATCTGGCAGCTTTGCGCCAATCCAGCGTGATTGAGCCGTTTTTGGTTCATCACATCGAAGAAGAAGTGACACGCTTCTTGTACGATCCATCGAACTTCGCAACCTCTGTTCCGGGCGGAGACTTCTACTCCTAGTCCTCATCCTGAGCGAAACAGCCGAAGTAGACTGATTTGAAATGCAGTCCACCCTGCTTCACCTGCAAAGTTCTAGCGAATGCTCGTGCTGATTCTATAGATCTTTTGTGGATTTCTAACAGTAATGACTAACGATTTGAAAGAGGGACGCGATCGCGCCCCTCTTCTGGCTTAGATACTAGCTTCGATAATTCATAGACGGTGGGAAACATCGCGCCTAGGACGCCAAGGCGACTTCCACCATCTCCTGAAGCTGTCCCTTCTGATAAAGCTCAATCATAATGTCCGATCCGCCAATGAACTCCCCATTGATGTAGACCTGGGGAATCGTCGGCCAGTTGGAAAATGCCTTGATTCCTTGGCGAATGCTCTCATCGGAGAGGACATCAAAGGTTTCGTAAGGTACACCTAGAGTATTGAGAATTTGGACAACGTTGTTGGAGAAGCCGCACTGGGGCATCAGCTTATTGCCTTTCATGAACACAAAGATTTTGTTGTCTTTGATCATGGACTCGATTCGGGTTTGAGCATCTGAAGTCATAGGAACCTTTGCAGTATTGAATGGTTCGTTGCAGAAAATCGTACTACAGCTCTTGAGGGATCATTATGGAACGGATGAGCGGCGATCGCCCACCTACACCGCTTGAATCGTCTGCCACTCCTCGGGAGTATAGGTTTTGAGGGCAAGAGCATGAATATCGTTTGAGGCCATGGCCGCCTTCACCGCTCCGTACACCAGTTGATGTTGTTGCACCAAGGTCTTCCCTTGAAAAGCCGAAGATACAACAACAGCTTGATAGTGATCGCCACCGCCCGTGAGATCCTGAATTTGCACTTCTGCATCGGGCAAATGGGTCTTGATCATCGCTTGAACTTGATCGGGGTTAATCATCCTGTCTCCTCATGGGTAGGGTGCGAAGGAATGCGAGCGAGGTTTGTTTATAGTGCTTAGTTTATCTTAAAGCATTTGACCGTAGTAAAATCTCTATAGTTTCACCGCACGATTTTGCAAAATCCAGTCCACAGCAGCCGCTAGGTCGTTCGCGATAAAGTCGGGCTGGGTGTGGTGCTGGTAATCACCGCTGAGGACGCGATCGCCATACCCCGTTTGCACCAAGATCCCGGTACAGCCTGCATTGTGGGCGAGATCCACATCGGTTGCCTTATCGCCCACCATAAAACTAGAGGGCAAATCTAAGTCATACTCCCATGCGGCAGCGACAAGCATTCCCGTGTTGGGTTTGCGCCAGGTCGTCCAGCGCGTGAAGTCCGGATTCTCTCCCCCTTCGGGCAGACTCAAATCAGGGCAGTAATAGAGCGCATCCAGCTTAGCGCCTGCCTCATCCCATAACAACATACAGAGGCGATCGTGAAGCGCATCAACGTGGGACTTGGGATAGTAATTTCGGGCTGGGCCAGATTGGTTGGAGACCAGACAGCAAAAGAACCCTTGATCGTTGAGCGATCGCACCGCAGAGGCAACCCCTGGGATCAGGTTGAGATCCTCAACATGATGGATATACCCCGCTTCGATGTTGAGCACCCCGTCGCGATCGAGAAACACTGCGCGTTTGACCATACGGATATCCTAACCACCCCAAACCCGCTTCAACACGTCTTCAGGCGAGATGTCGGCCATGTTGCCCGTCGGAGACTTGATGCCAATGAACTTTTCGTCTTTGGGCATGAGTTTTGCGGGATCGGTGGGGCCAAAGAGCGCCAACGTGTATACGTTGAGGGCGATCGCCAAATGCATAGGCGCACTGTCGGTGCACAGCATCAGGTTTGCCCCTGCGATCATTGCTGCCAATTTACCAATATCGCCAGGCTTGGTGACTTTCAATCCAGGACATGCCTGCGTGAGCTGCGCCACCAGCTTTTCATCCTCTGGCCCTTGAACCACCACAATCGGTAAATCCGGCTGACGTTGCTGAAAATCTTGGACGATCTGCTGCCAGCTTTCCACAGGATAGATTTTGTCGATTCCCTTAACTTGGGCAAGCTGACTCGACCCACCGTGAATGATCACATAACCCGTGTCGGCAATGCCGAGGCGCTGACGTTCCCCATCGCCCCAATCCAGATCTTTTTTGGGAATCGTAATCGACGGATTTGGACTGGCCTTGGCGATCCCCAGTCCTTTCAGCAGGTCATGATACATGTAGGCCGCGTACTGATCTTTGTTCAGCGGCACTGGGTTTGTCAGCAAGAAGGTAGCCGCACTGCCACCGTATCCAATGCGGGTAGGAATCCCGGTGAGCCAGAGCAAGAAACCCACCGTCCAGCGCTGTCCTAGCGAGATAGCAACGTCATAGTAGCGATCGCGCAGAATTCCTAAGATATTGGCCCAATCAGCCGGACTACTACTGCTCTTAAAGTCGTAGGGAATGACCTCACTGACTGATTTGTTGACTCGGTACGCGCTGGTGGCTCGTGGCTCGACGATTACCTCAATGGTGGCCTCAGGGTAGGCTTGCTTGAGATCATCGAGGGTCGGAAAGAATAGAATCTGATCGCCAATCCCGCCAGGGACAAGAGCTACTATCCGCATAAATAACAATTTGTTACGCATATTCGCTCCCTATTTTAGGGGAAGATGGGAAAGATACATCTAATCAGAATCTGCATTTGGACACGGGATATTTTGATTAGGCAGGGTTGGATAGGGGTAGGCTCTTGGCGAAGAGCTATCCTCGCGGGACGTTGTAGAACGCTCACAATGCACGCAGGTAACAACGCAAGATGTTCAACCCGATCATTGGATGGCTAGAGGAGGCATTAGGGGGCTGTGTATTTACTCATTCCAGCGGCAGGGGTTGGGCGACGGATGGGCAGCGATCGCAATAAGCTGCTTCTACCTCTCATGGATCAACCGTTGCTGGCTTGGACACTGCAAGCCGTAAAGGCATCCAATAGAATTCACTGGATTGGCATCATCGCCCAACCGGGGGACGTTGCTGACTTTAAGGACATTGTGACCGCCCTAGATCTCACAAAGATGGTGCAATTCATTCCCGGTGGCGCAACGCGGCAAGAGTCAGTCTACAACGGGTTGAGCGGTTTGCCTGCGATCGCCGAACACGTGCTAATTCATGACGGTGCCCGCTGCTTAGCCACACCGGAACTTTTTGACCGCTGCGCGGAGGCAATTGAAACCTGTGATGGTCTGATCGCTGGCATTCCTATCAAAGACACGATCAAAGTTGTAGATGGGGCTACCCGCACCATTGTCGATACGCCGGATCGCGCTAACCTGTGGGCTGCCCAGACGCCCCAAGGGTTTCGGGTCGATCTGCTAAAGGACTGTCACGACAAGGGCGTCAAACAGGGCTGGGAAGTGACCGATGATGCCGCGTTGTTTGAAAAGTGTGGTCTACCTGTGCAGATCGTGGAGGGGGAAGAGACAAACCTGAAAGTGACGACTCCCATCGATTTGGCGATCGCTGAATTCATTCTAAATCAACGCAAAAGTCAGTCTGAGTAAAGCTTTTACGCAAATCTAGGTGATAGGAAATCACGTTTAGGAAAATCATATAATTTCGCCCTACTGTCGCGGTGTATTGTAATGTAGGGGCCAAGCTTGACGATTGATGGCTTGGGCAGTACGGTCATTGTGATTACTTAGTATTCCTTTGTGGGGAGTGAAATGCTGGGCATGACACATTTTTTTAATCCTTTATCACAGCATGGTGTTTGGTTTGGAGAGGTCGCTGCAAACGTAAGAAAAGCTGCACTCGCTACGGTGCTTTTGGGATGCGGAAGTCTGTTTGTAGGGGCTCAGGGGGCGATCGCCGCTGAAACGGTCACTCTGAGACTGGCGAATGATGAATTAACCATCACCATTGATCAACTCAAGACCTTCGCAGAAACGGGTGAGTTATTGCCAGAAGTTCAAGAATTCTTTGATACAAACCGCCAAGATGCTCCCCTTCTCCGCAGCCTAATTTCGGATGAAGTTGTGGTTGGAACAGGTCTAGAAGATTTTCTGGAGTCTTCCTCCGGAGAGTTTGTTGTCATGCAGATTGATCGATTGGTGAGCCAGTTGCCTAGTGCTAGTACGATCGACGCTATTCGGATAGCGTTGCGAGGGTCTTACGAGAATGATGGTCGCTTTTCGATCTTGGAAATTGCTGAACTATATCCTGAGTCCAACATTTACTTAGATCTGCAGGGGCTACAGACTGTATACAACGACGTCAAAACCTTTGTAGAACGCATTCGTCCCGCTCTAGAAACTGCAAAAGAGTATCTTCAAGATTTGCTTTGCGATTGCGAATCCTCTGAAACCTCGACGACAGCGACTCCTGCATCAGCGGAAGACACTACGGAGCCTGCAGAAACGGTAGAACCAGAACCAGAATCTACCGAAACAGACGATCAGAACTCATCACTGCTTCCCTCGTCGGATTCTGCCCCATCTCTCCAAAGCCGCGAGTGTAACAACTCT from Synechococcales cyanobacterium T60_A2020_003 encodes the following:
- a CDS encoding alpha/beta hydrolase → MTHFFNPLSQHGVWFGEVAANVRKAALATVLLGCGSLFVGAQGAIAAETVTLRLANDELTITIDQLKTFAETGELLPEVQEFFDTNRQDAPLLRSLISDEVVVGTGLEDFLESSSGEFVVMQIDRLVSQLPSASTIDAIRIALRGSYENDGRFSILEIAELYPESNIYLDLQGLQTVYNDVKTFVERIRPALETAKEYLQDLLCDCESSETSTTATPASAEDTTEPAETVEPEPESTETDDQNSSLLPSSDSAPSLQSRECNNSPSANSANEAENSEVTTTVIGLTNSL
- the grxD gene encoding Grx4 family monothiol glutaredoxin → MTSDAQTRIESMIKDNKIFVFMKGNKLMPQCGFSNNVVQILNTLGVPYETFDVLSDESIRQGIKAFSNWPTIPQVYINGEFIGGSDIMIELYQKGQLQEMVEVALAS
- a CDS encoding HAD-IIIA family hydrolase → MVKRAVFLDRDGVLNIEAGYIHHVEDLNLIPGVASAVRSLNDQGFFCCLVSNQSGPARNYYPKSHVDALHDRLCMLLWDEAGAKLDALYYCPDLSLPEGGENPDFTRWTTWRKPNTGMLVAAAWEYDLDLPSSFMVGDKATDVDLAHNAGCTGILVQTGYGDRVLSGDYQHHTQPDFIANDLAAAVDWILQNRAVKL
- a CDS encoding 2-C-methyl-D-erythritol 4-phosphate cytidylyltransferase → MYLLIPAAGVGRRMGSDRNKLLLPLMDQPLLAWTLQAVKASNRIHWIGIIAQPGDVADFKDIVTALDLTKMVQFIPGGATRQESVYNGLSGLPAIAEHVLIHDGARCLATPELFDRCAEAIETCDGLIAGIPIKDTIKVVDGATRTIVDTPDRANLWAAQTPQGFRVDLLKDCHDKGVKQGWEVTDDAALFEKCGLPVQIVEGEETNLKVTTPIDLAIAEFILNQRKSQSE
- a CDS encoding BolA family transcriptional regulator produces the protein MINPDQVQAMIKTHLPDAEVQIQDLTGGGDHYQAVVVSSAFQGKTLVQQHQLVYGAVKAAMASNDIHALALKTYTPEEWQTIQAV
- a CDS encoding glycosyltransferase family 9 protein is translated as MRIVALVPGGIGDQILFFPTLDDLKQAYPEATIEVIVEPRATSAYRVNKSVSEVIPYDFKSSSSPADWANILGILRDRYYDVAISLGQRWTVGFLLWLTGIPTRIGYGGSAATFLLTNPVPLNKDQYAAYMYHDLLKGLGIAKASPNPSITIPKKDLDWGDGERQRLGIADTGYVIIHGGSSQLAQVKGIDKIYPVESWQQIVQDFQQRQPDLPIVVVQGPEDEKLVAQLTQACPGLKVTKPGDIGKLAAMIAGANLMLCTDSAPMHLAIALNVYTLALFGPTDPAKLMPKDEKFIGIKSPTGNMADISPEDVLKRVWGG